The DNA window TCGTTGTTGAGGTCGACGCCCTGGACCGCCCGCACGGTTCCGACCGCGTTCAGCGCGGGTTCCCAGGTGCTTGTCTCCACAACCGCCGCGGCGACCGTCGGGGCCGGCATCGGCTGGGAGAACAGCGCGATTTCGGCCTGGATCTGACGGTATTTGAGAAAGGCAAGACCGGCGACGATCGCGGCGAGCGCCAACAGCACCAGCAGGAGACGGACGAACATAGGCGGTCAATGCCTCTTGGCGGAATCGATCAATTTGAGGGGGCGGTCACGGGGGTCAGCTTCAATCGCTTGCGGGCGAGAGGGGTGGCAGACCCAAAGGTTTTTGGTTTGTGGCAGATCATATCGCCCGCAAGCGGGCTCCTACATCAAAATGGGAATTGCCGAGCCTCAATTGCTCTTTGCGACTCGAATGATAGAGTTCCGTAGTATAGGCGGCGATGGCCGTGAAACGAAAACCGAAATCCTGGAGTGTATATGGCGTCCATCAGCCCACCGATGCAAATCAATGACCCCGCCGCCTATCGCCGCCGCGGCGAGCTTGAGGTGATCGAGGATCTGCTCAGCGTGCGGGGTTTGAAGGTTCTGGAACTGGGTTGCGGCGCCGCCTGGATAACCCGCGAACTGGTGACGCGATTTGGCGCCGCCCAGGTCACGGCGACCGAGGTCGATGCGATCCAACACGCGAAAAACCTCGCCCTGGCGGCTCTGCCGGCGGTCGAGTTCCGCGCGGGCGGCGCTGAGTCGATCGCCGATCCGGATGCCTTCTATGACCGGGTGTTCATGTTCAAGTCGCTGCATCATGTCCCCGTCGAATTGATGGATCGGGCGCTCGGCGAGATCCATCGGGTGCTGACGCCGGGCGGGTTGCTGTATGTCTCCGAGCCGGTTTATTGGGGCGATTTTAATGAGATCATGCGTCTGATCGATGACGAGCGCGAGGTGCGAGCCGCAGCCTTCGCGGCACTGGGCCGCGCCATCGACAGGAGGCTGTTCCGGCTGGAGCGCGAGGTCTTCTACGAGTCCGAAGGCGTCTATCCCGACTGGGACAGCTTCGCCGCCCGCTTCATCCAGGTCACGCATACGGAACGCAATCTGGACGCCGCCAGACTGGTGGACATCCGCGCCGCCTTCGAGCGTCATCTGACGCCGGACGGCGCGCGGTTTTTCAAACCACACCGGGTAGACCTGTTGCGTCGGATATAAAATCAAAAACTTAAACCGCGCCCGCTCCGACCTTCACAAGTCCTGACAAAACCGCGTAAAGCGCGAAGTTCGCATGCCGCGCCAAGCGCGGTTTAACGCGGTTTATTGTGATTCGCGCATCCATGCCCCATCATGCCCGCCCTGTTTGCGACCGAATCCAAGATAACCCATGACGGATACCCTGCTGTATAACGCGGAGGGCCTGGAACGCCGCCCGCTGAAAGATTTCACCGAAAAGGCGTACCTGGATTATTCCATGTACGTCATCCTCGACCGCGCGCTGCCCTATGTGGGCGACGGACTCAAGCCGGTGCAGCGGCGCATCCTCTACGCCATGTCCGAACTGGGTCTGTCGGCGACGGCCAAGTTCAAGAAGTCCGCGCGCACCGTCGGCGATGTGCTGGGTAAGTTCCATCCGCACGGCGATTCGGCCTGTTACGAGGCGATGGTGCTGATGGCCCAGCCCTTCAGCTATCGCTATCCATTGATTGACGGGCAGGGCAACTGGGGCTCGCCCGACGACCCTAAATCCTTCGCCGCCATGCGCTATACCGAGTCGCGCCTGACGCCCTATGCCGAACTGCTGCTCGGCGAGGTCGATCAAGGCACGGTCGACTGGCAGCCCAACTTCGACGGAACGCTGGAGGAGCCCCGGCTGCTGCCCGCGCGTCTGCCGAATCTGCTGCTCAATGGCACCACCGGGATCGCCGTCGGCATGGCGACCGACATCCTGCCGCACAATCTGCGCGAGGTGGCGGCGGCCTGTCGGCATCTGCTCGAACACCCCGACGCGACGGTCGAGGATCTGGTCCGACTGATTCCGGGACCGGATTTTCCGACCGCCGGCGAGATCGTCACCCCGCCGGATGAACTTCTGAAGCTCTATCGGAGCGGCGGCGGCAGCGTGAAACAGCGCGCCCGCTACGAGATCGAGCGGGGCGAGATCGTCATCACGGCGCTGCCCTATCAGGTCTCGGGCAGCCGGGTCATGGAGCAGATCGCCGCGCAGTTCAACGCCAAGAAACTGCCGATGATCGAGGACTTCCGCGACGAGTCCGACCATGAATTCCCGACCCGCTTCGTCATCGTGCCGCGCTCCAACCGGGTCGATGTCGAACGCCTCATGTCGCATCTGTTCGCGACCACCGATCTGGAGCGCAGCTATCGGGTGAACATGAACGTGATCGGCCTGAACGGCCGCCCGCGGGTCATGAGCCTGCGCGACATCCTGGTCGAATGGCTGACCTACCGCACCGAGACCGTGCGCCGGCGTTTGCAGCATCGTCTGGACAAGGTGCTCGAACGCTTGCACCTGTTGGACGGTCTGCTGATCGCCTTTCTGAATCTCGACGAGGTGATTCGCATCGTGCGCGCCGAGGACGAGCCCAAGCCGGTTCTGATGACCCGCTTCGCCCTATCCGACGCTCAGGCCGACTATGTGCTGAACACCCGACTGCGCCAGCTCGCGCGGCTGGAAGAGCTGAAGATCCGCGCCGAGCAGGCGGAACTGGCCAAGGAACGCGATGGGTTGCAGCGGATTCTGGGCGATGAAGGCAGACTGAAAACGCTGATCCGCGACGAGATCGCCGCCGATGCCGAGAAATA is part of the Thiocystis violascens DSM 198 genome and encodes:
- a CDS encoding class I SAM-dependent methyltransferase; protein product: MASISPPMQINDPAAYRRRGELEVIEDLLSVRGLKVLELGCGAAWITRELVTRFGAAQVTATEVDAIQHAKNLALAALPAVEFRAGGAESIADPDAFYDRVFMFKSLHHVPVELMDRALGEIHRVLTPGGLLYVSEPVYWGDFNEIMRLIDDEREVRAAAFAALGRAIDRRLFRLEREVFYESEGVYPDWDSFAARFIQVTHTERNLDAARLVDIRAAFERHLTPDGARFFKPHRVDLLRRI
- the parC gene encoding DNA topoisomerase IV subunit A, producing the protein MTDTLLYNAEGLERRPLKDFTEKAYLDYSMYVILDRALPYVGDGLKPVQRRILYAMSELGLSATAKFKKSARTVGDVLGKFHPHGDSACYEAMVLMAQPFSYRYPLIDGQGNWGSPDDPKSFAAMRYTESRLTPYAELLLGEVDQGTVDWQPNFDGTLEEPRLLPARLPNLLLNGTTGIAVGMATDILPHNLREVAAACRHLLEHPDATVEDLVRLIPGPDFPTAGEIVTPPDELLKLYRSGGGSVKQRARYEIERGEIVITALPYQVSGSRVMEQIAAQFNAKKLPMIEDFRDESDHEFPTRFVIVPRSNRVDVERLMSHLFATTDLERSYRVNMNVIGLNGRPRVMSLRDILVEWLTYRTETVRRRLQHRLDKVLERLHLLDGLLIAFLNLDEVIRIVRAEDEPKPVLMTRFALSDAQADYVLNTRLRQLARLEELKIRAEQAELAKERDGLQRILGDEGRLKTLIRDEIAADAEKYGDARRSPLVARSAASAIDENELAPSEPVTVVLSEMGWIRAAKGHEVDVVGLSYRSGDRFLGAARIRSHQTVVFLDSTGRGYSLPANGLPSARGQGEPLTGRLDPPPGARFVAVLGDLPESRYVLASDAGYGFIARMEDLFAKPKAGKAIISLSPGANVLVPVPVPLGDAVGARLAATTSAGYLLVFPVSELPEMARGKGNKIIGIPTAKVAAREEVMVALAVVPAGGSLKILSGKREFTLKPADLEIYQGERGRRGRLLPRGFQRVEGLEAN